The sequence below is a genomic window from Providencia rettgeri.
GAATAGTTCGCTATTCGAATATAATCGAAGAAAAGTTATCGGAGACTAGGATGAAATCACTGTTTAAGGCAAGCCTTTTAGCAACTACGCTAGCATTTACTTTTGCTGCTCCGCAAGTGATGGCAGCGGAAGCCAAAGCACAAAATAGCGCATTCAAAAACGCAGAAGAGCGTAATGCGTATGCATTGGGCGCATCTTTAGGTCGCTACATGCAGAATTCTTTAGAAGAACAGAAAACAATCGGTATTAATTTGGATAAAGCTCAATTACTGGCTGGTGTCCAAGATGCATTTAACGGCAAAAGCAAAATGACCGATGCAGAAGTTGAAGAAACGTTGCGTCAATTTGAAGGCCAAGTCAAAGAAGCCGCTGACAAAAAAATGAAAGACGAATCAGCAGCGAATGAGAAAAAAGGTGCTGAATATCGCGAGAAATACGCTAAAGAAAAAGGCGTAGTTAAAACCAAATCTGGCTTACTGTACAAAATTGAAAAAGACGGTACAGGGGCGAAACCTAAAGCAGATGAAACTGT
It includes:
- the fkpA gene encoding FKBP-type peptidyl-prolyl cis-trans isomerase; translated protein: MKSLFKASLLATTLAFTFAAPQVMAAEAKAQNSAFKNAEERNAYALGASLGRYMQNSLEEQKTIGINLDKAQLLAGVQDAFNGKSKMTDAEVEETLRQFEGQVKEAADKKMKDESAANEKKGAEYREKYAKEKGVVKTKSGLLYKIEKDGTGAKPKADETVVVHYKGSLIDGTEFDSSYSRNEPLTIPLNSVIKGWTEGLVNLKKGGKMQLVIPAELAYGENGVPGIPANSTLVFDVELLDIKPAAK